gaccacgactgtatatgtggACATTATTTATGCTTTCGGCCTCCGGCCAAATTTTTCTTAGACCCccaggtaaaaaaaagtttggacacccctgatgtaaaacaATGTATtagtaaacaaagaaaacaaatatttatttattctgtcCTGCTACTCACAGTTCAAACAACAGGAACAATGtaatgaaaatataaacataaagaAAATTAAATAACATAAACATCGATTCCATCACCAATACCCACCTTGGTATGGATACTATCAATAATTAAATGGATTGTGTATTCTCCCCTCCAGAATCCTCCTCATCATGATCCCGCTACCAAGCCTCCCACCATTCTTAAAGGAAGCCCAAGATTCGCTACCCTCTTTGAACTCCATCTTCACCAAAAACGGCACCGCAGGCAACTTCTTCCACGGACTAGTGGACACAATTCCCTGTGAGTCCACACTTCACTTCTCCTTTTTAGTAAATACATGACCAGAGAAAGCGAAGTTCCTTCATTTTATTCCTTTGACATCTCAAACCACATCAGTTTACAGagaagagtgagagagagagagagagagagagagagagagagattgatATTTGTATATCCGCTTTGGGAATGTGAGGAGAGAGACGAGGGGTTGAGGAAAGGTGGCCTGCTCTTTGGGGGCAGCATCAATCACAAATTAAACCCATTTGGAGAGTAATCTTTTACAAAAAGACACAATATACGTATATTTGTAATCTTTGTTTTGGTTGAGTCTTGGAAAAGgaagtaatacagcatcaatcacaaaataaaCCCATTTGGCAAGTAACTTTTGACAAAAACTCAAATACAAGATATATATTTGTGGATTTTGTTTGGGTTAAATCTTGGAAAGGCAGTAaaacagcatcaatcacaaattAAACCCATTTGGAGAGTAATCTTTTACAAAAAGACACAATATACGTATATTTGTAATCTTTGTTTTGGTTGAATCTTGGAAAAGgaagtaatacagcatcaatcactaAAGAAACCCATTTGGAGAGTAACATTGGTTCATAAGACAAATACATTAAATATTTGCAATCTTTGATTTGGTTTAATCTTGGTTTGGGCTGTAATACGgcatcaatcacaaaataaaTCCATTTGGATAGTAATATTTTACAAAAAGACACGTACAATATATATTTGTGGTCTTTGTTTTGGTTAAATCTTGGAAAGGctgtaatacagcatcaatctcAAAGGAAACCAATTTGGCGAGTAACCTTTGACCAAAACTCGAATACAATAttaactagtaaaaaaaaaaaatggtttgattttggaaaggcagtaatacagaaTCACCCACAAAATGAACTAATTTGGAGAGTAACCTTTTGACCAAAAGACAAATACTATACGTATTTGTGATCTTTGTTTCGGTTTAATCTTGGAAaagcagtaatacagcatcaatcacaaaataaaCCCATTTGGAGAGTAAGATTGGATCAAAAGACAAATACATGGTATATTTGTAACCTTTCATTTGGTTTAATCTTGGTTAGGGctgtaatacagcatcaatcacaaattAGACCCATTTGGAGAGTAATCTTTTACAAAAAGACACAATATACGTATATTTGTAATCTTTGTTTTGGTTGAATCTTGGAAAAgacagtaatacagcatcaatcacaaaataaCCCCATTTGGAGAGTAACATTGGTTCATAAGACAAATACATTAAATATTTGCGATCTTTGATTTGGTTTAATCTTGGTTTGGGCTGTAATACGgcatcaatcacaaaataaaCCCATTTGGATAGTAATCTTTTACAAAAAgacacatacaatatatatttgtGGTCTTTGTTTTGGTTAAATCTTGGAAAGGCTGTAATACAGCATTAATCTCAAAGGAAACCAATTTGGCGAGTAACCTTTGACCAAAACTCGAATACAATattaattagtaaaaaaaaaattggtttgattttggaaaggcagtaatacagaaTCACCCACAAAATAAACTAATTTGGAGAGTAACCTTTTGACCTAAAGACAAATACTatatgtatttgtgatttttGTTTTGGTTTAATCTTGGAAaagcagtaatacagcatcaatcacaaaataaaCCCATTTGGAGAGTAACATTGGATCAAAAGACAAATACATGGTATATTTGTAATGTTTGATTTGGTTTAATCTTGGTTAGGGctgtaatacagcatcaatcacaaattAAACCCATTTGGAGAGTAATCTTTTACAAAAAGACacaatatatgtgtatttgtaatcTTTGTTTCGGTTGAGTCTTGGAAAAGGAagcaatacagcatcaatcacaaaagaaaCCCATTTGGCAAGTAACTTTTGACAAAAACTCAAATACAAGATATATTTGCGGATTTTTTTGGGTTAAATCTtggaaaggcagtaatacagcatcaatcacaaattAAACCCATTTGGAGAGTAATCTTTTACAAAAAgacacatacaatatatatttgtGGTCTTTGTTTTGGTTGAATGTTGGAAAAGggagtaatacagcatcaatcacaaaagaaaCCCATTTGGCGAGTAACTTTTGTCAAAAACTCAAATACAAGATATATTTGTGGTCTTTGTTTTGGTTAAATCTTGGAAAGGCAGTAATATAACATCAATCACAAAAACAACGCATTTGGCGAGTAACCTTTGACCAAAACTGAAATACAATATTAATTAGTGACTTTTCTTTTGGTTGAATCTTGGAAAGACAGTCATACAGAATCAATCACAAAATTAACCCATTTGGAGAGTAATCTTTTACAAAAACACACATTCAATATATATTTGTGATCTTTGTTTTGGTTAAATCTtggaaaaggcagtaatacagcatcaatcacaaaagaaaCCCATTTGGACAGTTACCTTTGatcaaaactcaaatacaatatttattagtGAGTTTTCTTTTAGTTGAATCTTGGAAAGGccgtaatacagcatcaatctcAAAAGAAACCCACAGtaactctagatcaggggtcaccaacctttttgaaaccaagagctacttcttgggtactgattaatacgaagggctaccagtttgatacacactttacaaaattgccagaaatagccaatttgctcaatttacctttactaaataaatctacatatatataaaaaaaatggttatttctgtctgtcatgccgctgtacattttttttccttctacggaaggttttttgtagagaataaatgatgaaaaaaacacttaattgaacggtttaaaagaggggaaaacaggaaaaaaatgacaattaaattttgaaacatagtttatcttaaatttcgactctttaaaattcaaaattctacaaaaatgatttatggaacatcattagtaatttttcctgattaagattcattttagaattttgatgacatgttttaaataggttaaaatccaatctgcactttgttagaatatataacaaattggaccaagctatatttctaataaagacaaatcattatttcttctagattttccagaacaaaagttttcaaagaaattcaaaagactttgaaataagatttaaatttgattcaacagattttctagatttgccagaataatttttttgaattttaatcataataagtttgaagaaatatttcacaaatattctttgtcgaaaaaacaaaagctaaaatgaagaattaaatcaaaatgtatttattattctttacaataaaaaaaatacatttacttgaacattgatttaaattatcaggaaagaagaggaaggaatttaaaaggtaaaaaggtatatgtgtttaaaaaacctaaaatcacttttaaggttgtattttttctctaaaattgtctttctgaaagttataagaagcaaagttaaaaaaataatgaatttatataaacaagtgaagaccaagtctttaaaaatttTCTTGGAttatcaaattctatttgagttttgtctctcttggaattaaaaatgtcgagcagagcgagaccagcttgctagtaaataaatcaaattaaaaaaaatagaggcagctcactggtaagtgctgctatttgagctatttttagaacaggccagcaggcgactcatctggtccttacgggctaccgcgggcaccacattggtgacccctgttctagatcttTGTGATCTTCGTTCTGATTTATTCTTAGAAAGGCAGGAATACAGCACCAGTCACCAAAGAACCCCATTTGGCGAGTAACCTTTGACCAAAACTCAAATACAAGATATATTTGTGATCTTTGTTTTGGTTAAATCTTGGAAAAGGCAGTAGTACAGCATCAAGCACAAAAGAAACCCATTTGGAGAGTAACCTTTGaccaaaactcaaatacaatatTAATTAGTTAGTTTTCTTTTGGTTGAATATtggaaaggcagtaatacagcatcaatcacaaaggAAACCCATAATAACTCTCGTCCAAAGGACAAATACAATACAAATGAGTGGTATTTGGCATCACCACAGTCAGGAATGAGCAGAGGTGTAAAAAGATGTCTGGACAAGAAACAGACCAAAGAAGCAATACAACATAAATCACATGATGACTTAATATACGTTTTTCCACAACAACACAAAGCCCGAAAACCACCGGAAGCGGACTAGACCCAGCCCACCGTAGTCCGGGTGGGTCTTGAAAGCTTGTCTCTGGTGTTCTGTCAGTGACTCCATGGCCCATCAAACTGGGGGCGGGTCTGACCGTGGTCCTGGTGCTGGGGCTGCTGGTCTGCGTGTGCATCTACTGCTGCAAGAGCCGCAGGAGGAAGAGACGCAAGAAGAAGCAGGACAAACAGGTCCAACTGGCACCGCTGAGCGGGCAAACCTCCGCCACGCTGGTAAGCTCCTCCCCTCTCACTACACGTCATAAAGACGCCTTAATGCCGTCTATGAATAATTCTTTGAGAACCTTTAACATGGAAACTGGAATTTGATGTTTttaattgattggcaacactaaattggccctagtgtgcgaatgtgagtatgtgtctgtctatctgtgttggccctgcgatgaggtggcgacttgttcagggtgtaccccgccttccgcccgattgtagctgagataggcgccagcgccccccgcgaccccgaaagggaataagcggtagaaaatggatggatatatacatacagtggggcaaaaaagtatttagtcagccactgattgtgcaagttctcccacttaaaatgatgacagaggtctgtaattttcatcataggtacacttcaacggtgagagacagaatgtgaaaaaaaatccaggaattcacattgtaagaatttatttgtaaattatggtggaaaataagtctttggtcaaccattcaaagctctcactgatggaaggaggttttggctcaaaatctcacgatacatggccccattcattctttccttaacacggatcaatcgtcccgtccccttagcagaaaacaaccccaaagcatgatgtttccacccccatgcttcacagtaggtttggtgttcttgggatgcaactcagtattcttcttcctccaaacatgacaagttgagtttataccaaaaagttctattttggtttcatctgaccacatgacattctcccaatcctctgctgtatcatccatgtatccattttggtataaactcaactcgtcgtgtttggaggaagaagaatactgagttgcatcccaagaacaccatacctactgtgaagcatgggggtggaaacatcatgctttggggatgtttttcttctaaggggacaggacgattgatccgtgttaaggaaagaatgaacggggccatgtatcgtgagattttgagccaaaacctccttccatcagtgagagctttgaatggttgaccaaatacttattttccacaataatttacaaataaattctttaaaattcctataatgtgacttcctggattttttttttcacattctgtctctcacagttgaagtgtacctatgatgaaaattacagacctctgtcatcattttaagtgggagaacttgcacaatctgtggctgactaaatacttttttgccccactgtatatcatatatatatatatatatatatatatatatatatatatatatatatatatatatatatatatatatatatatatatttttatgtctatacatgtacagtcatggtcaaaagtttaatgtctacaactctttatttttttgtgatagagtgattggagcacatacttgttggtcacaaaaaacattcctgatgtttggttcttttatgaatttattatgggtctactgaaaatgtgagcaaacctGCTTggttaaaagtatacatacagcaatgttaatatttgcttacatgtcccttggcaagtttcactccaatcaggcgcttttggtagccatccacaagcttctggtggcatttttgaacactcctcttgacaaaattggtgcagttcggttaaatgtgttgcttttctgacatggacttgtttcttcagcattgtccacacgtttaagtcgggactttgggaaggccattctaaaaccattcctttaccacttttgacgtgtgtttgcggtcattgtccagttggaactcccaaccgcgcccaagacccaacctccgggctgatgattttagcttgtcctgaagaattaatgtcacatttaaagcaccagttccattggcagcaaaccaggcccagagcataatacaaccaccaccgtgcttgacagtaggtatggtgttcctgggattgaagacctcaccttttctcttccaaacatatcgctgggtattgtggccaaacagctacatttttgtttcatccgaccacagaactttcctccagaaggtcttatctctgTCCGTGTGAtgccagcagatttggtcacattttcagtcgacccatcataaattcataaaagaaccaaacttgcaGCGTTCCGTTTCTTCGGACAGGTTCAACCCGGCGCAGGCTGGACTTCTAGCGCCAAGAATCAGCCACGAGGGAAGCTGCTCTACTCTCTGGAGTTCAACGCCGCCCTCAGCCAGGTGACACAAATACCAAACGCCGACAAAGCACGTGTCCAAACCGCTAACACGTGTACTGCCCGGTCGCGGTCGTGGTCGCCCCGCCTGAGCAGCTGACGGTGGGCGTCAAACAAGCCTGCAACCTGAAGGCCATGGACATCGGGGGAAGCTCAGACCCGTACGTGAAGGTCTACCTCCTCCCCGACAACACCAAGACTTGCGAGACCAAAGTGCTGAAGAACAGGCTGGACGCCGTCTTCAACGAGCACTTCGAGTTCCAGGTGGGAGGAGCCCTGTTGCACTTTCCACGTGTGTACTAGCACACGATATGACGCCCCGCGGTGTCGCCGCAGGTCTCCAAGGCGACGCTGCTCAAGTCCACGGCGGTCTTGCAGGTGTTCGATTTCGACAGGTTCTCCAAGCACGACATGATCGGCGAGCTCAGGGTGAACCTGGG
The sequence above is drawn from the Nerophis ophidion isolate RoL-2023_Sa linkage group LG03, RoL_Noph_v1.0, whole genome shotgun sequence genome and encodes:
- the syt8 gene encoding synaptotagmin VIII, translating into MIPLPSLPPFLKEAQDSLPSLNSIFTKNGTAGNFFHGLVDTIPLTPWPIKLGAGLTVVLVLGLLVCVCIYCCKSRRRKRRKKKQDKQVQLAPLSGQTSATLVQPGAGWTSSAKNQPRGKLLYSLEFNAALSQLTVGVKQACNLKAMDIGGSSDPYVKVYLLPDNTKTCETKVLKNRLDAVFNEHFEFQVSKATLLKSTAVLQVFDFDRFSKHDMIGELRVNLGQVDWNHVIEEWRELQEPSAMEEENLGEICFSLRFVPTSSKLTVVILEAKNLKSTDLDGRSDPYVKVQLALDRRKWKKKKTTVKNNTLNPYYNEAFTFKVTFEQIRRVNLVISVWDHDPLTPNDPTGKIFLGNDAAGNQLRHWADMLSNPRRPVAQWHTLLSPQQVNASLTLKKKIPLGKKLPF